The Polyangium mundeleinium genome contains the following window.
TCCGGGACCGCCATGCCGGCCGGCAGATCCGCGAGCGTGGCAGGCGGCGCGCACGTGACGTCGACCGCGGCCTTGGCGCAGAGGGCCCATACGACGAGCTCCGGCAACTTGAACAGCGGGGCGTCGAAGGCGAGCTCGCGCGCGAGTTCCTCCAGGCCATCCCCGGGGCCCGCGAAGAGGCGCAACCGGAGCGTATTGTAACGGTGGACGAAGCGCAGGTAGACGGACTCGTCGACGAAGGGCTCGACGCGATCGAGGAGCCGCTGCCCCAGGCCGAAGCGCCCGCGCTCGACCGCCAGCGCGAGGTGCGCGAAGAGCTCGGTCGGGCGGCAATCAGCGGGCGGATCGCCGGGGCCGAGCACGCGCTCGAGCTCGCGGAAGCGCGAAGACGCGAGGAGCGCCGAGGCGAGCGTCGCGCGCAGCCGGCGGCGTTCCTCGACGCGGAGGCCTTGGAGTTGGTCCGGCATGGACGCGAGCATGTCCGTCGCGCGGGCGAAGTCTCCGCGCAACATGAGCGCGGTCGCGAGCCGCAGGTCGCGATCGATGCGCTGGGATGGCGTGCGTACGTCGAGTCGTTCGAGCAAGGCGACCGACGCGTCGACCTCCGCCGTGTGGCGGAGGATGTCGGCGAGGAGCAACGCCGCGTCCGTCCGGACGTCGAGAGGCCCGTGTTCCGCGAGCGCGCGGGCCGCATCGTGCGCCTGCGCCACGGCTGCGCCATGCACGAGCAGCCTGCACCAGAGCAGGCGGACGCGGGGATCTGTGGGCTCGGGCAGGGCCGTGGCCCATGCGAGCGACGCACCCCCGTGGATCCAATCGGCGCAACCGAGCCGATGCGGGAGCAGGGCATTGCTTTCGAGGCGACCGAGCAGCTCGAAGAGCCCCTCGGCATACCCAGCCGCGCAGAGCGTGAACAGGCGCTCGTCGAGGAGTGATGCGCAGAGCGCCGCGTCACCCTCCTCGATCGCGAGTCGCACGGCCTCGAACGCGGAGGCAGGGCCCTCGGTGTGGAGGACCAGCGCAAGCGCGGTACGGCGCGCCTCGGCGTCGAGCGGCTCGGTGTCCACCAACGAGCGCACGCGATCGTCGAGACGAACCCCGCCCGCCGTGAGCCGGATCAACCCGCGCTCGTCGAGTTCGCGCGCCACGTGCGCGGGCAACGCGACCGCGAAGCGGAGGACCCGCAACGCTTGCACGGCGCGTTTCGCCTCGTCGCCGAGATCGACGAGCAGCGATCCGCCCGGATCGGCTCCCTGCGAAAGGACCAGGCGGCGGGCGCGAAAGGGGGAGCCCATGGCCTCGCGCGCGAGCGCCGTCGCCTCGGGGATGGAGCGAAATGGCGCGCAGCGACGCACGAGCCGCGCGAGGTCCTCCTCGGGGAGCGGCTCGATGCGGAGCGCCTTGTCCGCGAGCTCCTCGTGGCGGGGGCGCGTGCGTGTCATCACGACGAAACGGCTCGTGCGCGCACGACGGCTGATCGATAGGAGCAACCGCTCCGTGAGGTCGTGATCGACCGCGTGGAGGTCGTCGATAAGAACCACGGCGCGGGCTCGTTCGGCGAGCTCGATATTCAGCAGGATGAGATCGGCGCGCGAGCGTCCTTTCGCCAGCCATTCGACCGTCTCTCCGGCGAGCCCGGCGAGGCACCGCCCGAGGCCGATGAGAAAGGTCGTGTCCTCGGGCGTGTCGAGCGCCGAGTGATAGGCGGCGCGTGGGATTCGAAGGTCCGCGACGACGCGCAGCGCGAGCCCCGTCTTGCCGAGGCCGACCGGGCCCCAAAGGACGGACAAAGGGCTTTGCGCGAGCCGGTCGCAGAGCCACGCGCGCTCGTCCGTTCGGCCTTCGAAGACCTCCGGGGGATTCGGCAGGTGGTACATGCACCGAGAATGCAATGGGTGCTCGGCAGCCGCAATCTCGTCCCTCGGCAAAAGCGAGCGGCGGCGCCGCGCCGTTCATTGGGGCACCATGGGGCTCCGTAGATGTGGATGGTATCGGTCTACCATTGCCGCTACGGTGGACAGCCCTTGGTCAGTCCCCCGATTCGCCGGCGCACACGCGGGCTGGACACACCACCGCGACGTGGGAGCCCGACGCGAGTGCGCTGGAAGAAGCCTTGCCTGTCCCCACGAAACGCAGCGCGCGTGGCATTTCCGCGGGGCACGCTGCGAGCAGCTCCGGATTCCCGATCGGCGGCTCGTGCCCCGGGTCGATGTAGCAGAAGCCATGGACGGGGTGGTCGTCGACGACGGGGGGATCCGATGGATCGGTCCGACACCCCTCCGCCGCGGCGCCGCTGAGTTGAGGCACCTCGCAGAAGCAGTTCCAATCGAGCTCGCGCGCGAGGTCCGTATCGCGCAGCATCATGAGCGCCTCCTCGTGTTCGGGCGCCACGGGGACGCGCGCTGCGGCCGGTTGGCAGGCGCAGGTAGCGGACACGTGCTCGGCGACGATCACGGCGCACGCCGATTCTCCCGAAGAAAGCAGCGGCGGCGCCGCAGGCAGGCATTGACCGGTGAGGGAAGCATTCGAGGGGGGCACCGCCTTGAGCTCCATCGAGAACTCCGGATCACAACGATTGACGTGGACGTCAGCAGAACAGCCGAGGGGAGAAAGCAGCGGGGCGACGAAGAGCAAAGCTATCGATGTGCGCATGCAGGAAGCTCATGCACGAACCGTTCCTTTGCAGGTGCTCTGCGTCTCGCGGATGTTGTTGCAACCGGGTTGAGGATTCGAGCGTGGACCGCCAACCGGGGTGGCGGCGCGCGCGATGGAGCGTCGGCCGGGAACAGCAACCTTCTGCCCTACACGAGCGGTCGGGTGTTGGCCTTACATCCTAAAATTTGACCGATGGGTCAAATTGTTAATCAACTGGACAACATGCGCGCGCTGCCTCATGCTTGTCCTCGTCGTACGGTTCGGAGGACGTCGTGTCCTTTCGGCGCGCGGAACACGTGCGCGTCGTCGTCGATGCAGCATTCGCGTTCTTTGCTCGAATTCGTTTCGGGTGATGGCGACGTGTGCGCGGCTCGTCCAGCGCCGGGCCATCCCCGTCCAGGAGGATCCTTATGTCGAAATTCATCCTGTTTGCGCTCACGGTCGCTGCGTCTTCGTTGCTCGGCTGTACCGCCGAAGACGCGCACGAACCGGAGGCCCCGGCTCTGCCGAGTGAGCCGGTCGACCACTGGTTCTCGGCGAGCGACGGAATCAAGCTGCATTACGTGGAGTACGCAGGGACCGGTTCCCCCGTCGTCCTTGTGCACGGCTTCCTGGGATCGGCGCAGGGGAATTGGATCGCGCCCGGGATCTCCAGCGCAATCGCGTCGCGTCATCGGGTCGTGCTGCTCGATCAGCGGGGGCACGGCGAGAGCGACAAACCGAAAGACGTTGCGGCGTACGGCGAACGCATGCTGACGGACGTGATCGAGCTGCTCGAGCACCTCGAGATCCCTCGTGCCCACATCGGCGGCTACTCGATGGGAGGAGCGATCACGCTTGGATTGATGCACCGCGCGCCGGAGCGATTCCTCACGGCGAGCCTCGGCGCCATGGGCCTCGAGGAGACAGAGGAGGCCTTCCGAACGGAGGCCGAGGCGATGGACCCGCAGGGGACCGATCCCGACGAGGAAAAGCTCCTCGAATTGGCC
Protein-coding sequences here:
- a CDS encoding winged helix-turn-helix domain-containing protein, which translates into the protein MYHLPNPPEVFEGRTDERAWLCDRLAQSPLSVLWGPVGLGKTGLALRVVADLRIPRAAYHSALDTPEDTTFLIGLGRCLAGLAGETVEWLAKGRSRADLILLNIELAERARAVVLIDDLHAVDHDLTERLLLSISRRARTSRFVVMTRTRPRHEELADKALRIEPLPEEDLARLVRRCAPFRSIPEATALAREAMGSPFRARRLVLSQGADPGGSLLVDLGDEAKRAVQALRVLRFAVALPAHVARELDERGLIRLTAGGVRLDDRVRSLVDTEPLDAEARRTALALVLHTEGPASAFEAVRLAIEEGDAALCASLLDERLFTLCAAGYAEGLFELLGRLESNALLPHRLGCADWIHGGASLAWATALPEPTDPRVRLLWCRLLVHGAAVAQAHDAARALAEHGPLDVRTDAALLLADILRHTAEVDASVALLERLDVRTPSQRIDRDLRLATALMLRGDFARATDMLASMPDQLQGLRVEERRRLRATLASALLASSRFRELERVLGPGDPPADCRPTELFAHLALAVERGRFGLGQRLLDRVEPFVDESVYLRFVHRYNTLRLRLFAGPGDGLEELARELAFDAPLFKLPELVVWALCAKAAVDVTCAPPATLADLPAGMAVPEGTARVLREAWQAIVATRRGAATASFTAPPDLPTDVGLVARRAEAEVAIARDELDQADGILEGALEFAQREGFAIEEANLLALLLDVRLLRAARGTSARTLVELIARVLAQAAERLGSPRLAAEARLATWLVSDRRDPAVLLEMAEDPASHVVRRRARGLLGREVTLDALDRRIVERSAHGVTRSENAVVVVDLEQRALRLPSGKQVDLSSADLHVRILEVLVRGGGRATKQDLVLGAWGLASYHPHRDDKRLQVAVHRMRQVLEENPKEPALLLRDGDGYRLGAPVHLGRLDASAM
- a CDS encoding alpha/beta fold hydrolase, yielding MSKFILFALTVAASSLLGCTAEDAHEPEAPALPSEPVDHWFSASDGIKLHYVEYAGTGSPVVLVHGFLGSAQGNWIAPGISSAIASRHRVVLLDQRGHGESDKPKDVAAYGERMLTDVIELLEHLEIPRAHIGGYSMGGAITLGLMHRAPERFLTASLGAMGLEETEEAFRTEAEAMDPQGTDPDEEKLLELAMGGEPPDPLVVEAIAKGHGTWWPPPVDLRAIEFPVFSIIGEFDKPYSTTSRLRRELPDLEAVIVPGRTHLTTIIDPMLRDRLSSFIDAHDAP